A window of the Brassica napus cultivar Da-Ae chromosome A2, Da-Ae, whole genome shotgun sequence genome harbors these coding sequences:
- the LOC125586123 gene encoding E3 ubiquitin-protein ligase At1g63170-like has translation MDVSSIGRNTSQTDQDPLLMDEHHHNPEHIVDITSNDDDSSSSRSSLDEPTPHHQVQERASSSNATQLPPPPSQQRADGGRTSSTSRRSPLNSGLWISVELVVTVAQIVAAIVVMVLAKDEHPEAPLFTWVVGYTSGCVATLPILYWRFRTYNRGTGGQDSSQRGSTSSTQGNNSNPSESMPYTPVSADQVPPDEENTTNRNNQVGDSLRTRLNGLVDHFKMAIDCFFAVWFVVGNVWIFGGHSSPSDSPKLYRLCIAFLTFSCIGYAMPFILCATICCCLPCLISVLGFRENFSQTRGATAEAINALPVYKFKTKSRNDLEFSEEGEGGFLLQGSEKKRLISGEDASCCICLARYGDDEEVRELPCLHVFHVDCVDKWLKINATCPLCKKEVGESSTSSSSS, from the exons ATGGACGTTTCTTCTATTGGTCGAAATACATCCCAAACTGATCAAGATCCTTTGTTGATGGATGAACACCACCATAACCCCGAGCACATCGTTGACATCACTAGCAATGACGACGACTCTTCCTCGTCAAGATCTTCTCTCGATGAGCCAACTCCGCATCATCAAGTTCAAGAGAGGGCATCATCATCTAACGCTACGCAACTCCCACCTCCTCCTTCTCAGCAAAGAGCAGATGGTGGCCGCACTAGTAGTACTAGTAGGAGGAGTCCATTGAACTCTGGCCTTTGGATTTCTGTTGAGTTAGTTGTCACCGTTGCTCAGATTGTTGCTGCCATTGTTGTTATGGTTCTTGCTAAAGATGAACATCCCGAAGCCCCGTTGTTTACATGGGTTGTTGGGTATACCTCTGGCTGCGTTGCCACTCTCCCTATTCTCTATTGGCGTTTTCGCACTTATAACCGAGGTACAGGTGGCCAAGATTCTTCACAACGTGGTAGTACTTCTTCTACACAGGGCAATAATAGTAACCCTTCAGAGTCCATGCCGTATACACCCGTCTCTGCGGATCAAGTGCCACCAGACGAAGAAAACACCACCAATAGGAACAATCAAGTTGGGGATAGCTTAAGAACAAG ATTGAATGGGCTAGTGGACCATTTCAAGATGGCGATTGACTGTTTCTTTGCGGTGTGGTTTGTTGTGGGGAATGTATGGATCTTTGGAGGTCACTCATCTCCTTCTGATTCTCCTAAACTCTACAG GTTATGTATAGCGTTCCTTACTTTCAGTTGCATTGGATACGCAATGCCTTTCATACTATGCGCAACCATATGTTGTTGCTTGCCTTGCCTGATCTCTGTTCTCGGGTTTCGAGAAAACTTCTCACAAACAAGAGGAGCCACTGCTGAGGCCATCAACGCACTGCCTGTCTACAAGTTCAAAACAAAAAGCAGAAATGATCTGGAGTTTTCAGAGGAAGGTGAAGGTGGCTTTCTTCTACAAGGGTCTGAGAAGAAACGTCTTATATCAGGCGAAGATGCC AGCTGTTGTATCTGCTTGGCCAGATATGGAGACGATGAAGAAGTAAGAGAGCTGCCATGCTTGCATGTCTTTCATGTGGACTGTGTAGACAAATGGCTTAAAATCAATGCCACTTGCCCTCTCTGCAAAAAAGAGGTCGGAGAAAGCAGCACTAGTTCTTCCTCTTCATAG
- the LOC106422989 gene encoding cyclin-A2-4, with protein MGKEKAVSGNTTIPLLARPITRALASALRASSKLVTSSDVAAITLINKGMVLRANSKRTALDDTTTNAPKKRAVLKDISNVTCENSYTTSCFSAAKTQVENVKQIEKGRAGSSKVASSSTTSEVTDNAKSQVVSDSAGVSLSGCTGTNKASCSFSRLPPRPPVRSTSSTVETSSPKFIDIDSDVKDPLLCSLYAPEIHYNLRVAELKRRPCPGFMERTQRDVTQTMRGILVDWLVEVSEEYTLVPDTLYLTVYLIDWFLQGNYMERQRLQLLGVTCMLIASKYEEINAPRIEEFCSITDNTYTRDAVLEMESQVLKHFSFQIYTPTSKTFLRRFLRAAQASHFMMPSVEMEFLANYLTELTLVEYEFLKYLPSVIAASAVFLAKWTVNQSSHPWNPTLEHYTTYKASDLKACVEALQELQLNTKGCPLNSIRMKYRQDKFKSVAVFISPKLPDRLF; from the exons ATGGGGAAGGAGAAAGCTGTTTCTGGAAACACCACCATTCCGCTCCTTGCTCGCCCTATAACTCGTGCCCTTGCTTCTGCTCTTCGTGCTTCTTCTAAACTGGTTACATCTTCAGATGTGGCTGCCATCACACTGATCAACAAGGGAATGGTTCTGAGAGCAAACAGTAAAAGAACAGCCTTGGATGATACGACAACCAATGCACCTAAGAAGAGAGCTGTTCTTAAGGATATCTCAAATGTTACCTGCGAGAATTCTTATACCACAAGCTGCTTCAGTGCAGCTAAAACACAG GTGGAAAATGTTAAGCAGATAGAGAAAGGAAGGGCAGGTTCTTCCAAGGTGGCATCATCTTCCACTACTTCGGAAGTTACAGATAATGCAAAGTCACAGGTCGTGTCAGATTCAGCAGGAGTAAGCTTGTCTGGCTGTACAGGCACAAACAAAGCATCTTGTAGCTTTTCCAGGTTGCCTCCAAGACCCCCTGTGAGATCAACTTCTTCTACAG TTGAGACAAGTAGCCCAAAATTCATTGACATTGATTCAGATGTTAAGGATCCTCTACTCTGTAGCCTTTATGCACCTGAAATACACTACAACCTGCGTGTTGCTGAG CTTAAACGCAGACCATGTCCTGGTTTTATGGAGAGAACACAAAGAGATGTGACTCAGACAATGAGGGGAATCCTGGTTGATTGGCTTGTTGAG GTCTCAGAGGAATACACACTTGTACCTGACACTCTCTACCTCACAGTGTATCTCATAGATTGGTTTCTGCAAGGGAACTACATGGAAAGACAAAGACTTCAATTGCTCGGCGTCACTTGTATGCTTATTGCTTC GAAGTATGAGGAAATCAATGCACCACGCATTGAAGAGTTCTGCAGCATCACGGATAACACTTACACAAGAGATGCGGTCTTGGAAATGGAGAGCCAAGTACTGAAGCATTTTAGCTTTCAAATTTACACTCCCACTTCTAAAACATTCCTCAGGAGGTTTCTCCGAGCAGCTCAAGCTTCTCACTTT ATGATGCCAAGTGTGGAAATGGAGTTTCTGGCGAATTATCTGACGGAACTGACGTTAGTAGAGTATGAGTTCTTGAAGTACCTTCCTTCGGTTATAGCTGCATCGGCTGTGTTTCTTGCCAAGTGGACAGTGAACCAATCAAGCCACCCTTGG AATCCAACACTGGAGCATTACACAACGTACAAAGCCTCGGATCTGAAAGCATGTGTTGAGGCCTTGCAAGAGCTGCAGCTGAACACCAAAGGATGTCCCTTAAACTCCATACGCATGAAGTACAGACAAGACAAG TTCAAATCCGTAGCTGTGTTCATTTCTCCTAAGCTACCTGATAGGCTATTCTGA
- the LOC125586134 gene encoding D-glycerate 3-kinase, chloroplastic-like, translating to MAGATSSSLIWSPWQATLQQSTTTNNRFYLKKGYPFPCHSVYNTFSFKRRFLSSSKFNDDHVVTASSASSKLSPLQTHFSFSGCGCSWIQDNSMVLDSPTSNALLTSKKCSALPSKTVDVSSVSDLFEFICSGPLVDKIGITPDNVGQSIDKWLLYGSQLCRLFQLNELMLTIPQKARLYHYYIPVFVWCQDQIALHTSKFKDGDDVPPLVIGFSAPQGCGKTTLVFALDYLFKTTKMKSATISIDDFYLTAQGQAKLREDNPGNALLEYRGNAGSHDLPFSVETIEALTQLTKDGMKIKVPRYDKSAYSGRGDRADATTWPEVEGPLKVILFEGWMLGFKPLPADAVKAVDPQLETVNKNLEAYYEAWDKYINAWVVIKIKDPSYVYRWRLQAEIAMRQAGKPGMSDDEVNDFVSRYLPAYKAYLPTLYAEGPSGSDLERVLAIDIDEERNPILAT from the exons ATGGCGGGGGCGACATCGTCAAGTTTGATATGGTCGCCATGGCAAGCGACTCTTCAGCAATCTACTACTACTAATAATAGATTTTATCTCAAAAAAGGCTATCCCTTTCCTTGTCACTCTGTTTACAATACTTTTAGTTTCAAAAGACGTTTTCTTTCCTCTTCCAAATTTAACGATGACCATGTCGTTACCGCTTCTTCTGCCTCCTCCAAGCTTTCTCCGCTTCAGACCCATTTCTCTTTCTCTG GGTGTGGTTGCTCGTGGATTCAAGACAATTCAATGGTTCTTGATTCGCCTACAAGTAATGCGCTGCTGACGTCCAAGAAATGCTCAGCATTACCAAGCAAAACAGTGGATGTCTCTTCAGTGTCTGACCTTTTTGAGTTCATTTGCTCGGGTCCACTCGTGGACAAGATCGGCATCACTCCTGATAATGTTGGACAGTCCATTGACAAATGGTTGCTCTATGGATCCCAGCTCTGCAGACTCTTTCAGCTTAATGAGCTTATGCTCACCATTCCCCAGAAAGCTAGGCTTTACCATTACTATATCCCCGTCTTTGTTTGGTGCCAAGACCAGATTGCTCTGCATACTTCCAAGTTTAAAGATGGAGATGATGTGCCTCCACTTGTG ATTGGATTCAGCGCCCCTCAAGGATGTGGCAAGACTACACTTGTGTTTGCACTTGATTATCTCTTCAAAACTACCAAAAT GAAGTCGGCAACAATATCCATTGACGATTTTTACTTGACTGCACAAGGCCAG GCTAAACTGAGAGAAGATAATCCAGGAAATGCACTCCTAGAG TATCGTGGAAATGCAGGAAGCCATGATCTTCCATTCTCTGTCGAAACAATCGAAGCCCTGACTCAACTGACCAAGGACG GCATGAAGATAAAAGTTCCTCGGTACGATAAG TCTGCTTATAGCGGAAGGGGTGATAGAGCCGATGCAACAACATGGCCTGAAGTTGAAGGACCTCTAAag gtTATTCTATTTGAGGGATGGATGCTTGGTTTTAAACCTCTTCCTGCTGACGCCGTTAAAGCAGTGGATCCTCAG CTGGAGACTGTGAACAAGAACCTTGAAGCGTATTACGAGGCATGGGACAAGTACATAAACGCTTGGGTGGTCATCAAAATCAAGGACCCAAGTTATGTATATAGGTGGCGTCTTCAG GCGGAAATAGCAATGAGGCAGGCTGGCAAACCAGGGATGTCAGATGATGAG GTGAATGATTTTGTGTCGAGGTATTTGCCGGCATATAAGGCATATCTTCCGACCCTGTACGCGGAAGGACCAAGCGGCTCTGACTTAGAGCGTGTGCTTGCGATAGATATCGATGAAGAAAGGAACCCCATACTCGCTACCTAA